The Bemisia tabaci chromosome 5, PGI_BMITA_v3 genome includes a window with the following:
- the Sur gene encoding ATP-binding cassette sub-family C member Sur isoform X2 has protein sequence MWRKLSRLHHSNTCAALCCLSLIILLCDLGDCILGHGNVLIFLTAITAWIVAQCLYALLEVSSYRKILHGISACLWFLCSLVRLFSFITILSLQGFSLNRVNMVVCITLVIIFSVLSLLDISAYIIEAEFPSKKSNPDEHMSYRYNFANWWSKLSFYWLMPLLIKGFKEPLELEDLGQLPEEERIQYQFKRFTNVYYSLKSTYTTHKFLLWKCFVKLYSRSFVYGGILKLVGDAAGLIGPLGMAGILKYIEDIGKSSQIPSEKANIKQQVMSLTFSEFLRNGYVMAIIVLLSSIAQGSLSQASTHILNTEGIHLKNSLQAFIYYKILRSRKIADNDSDFEKNQGNITNLVSEDCYNIMSCYWIGNYVWAIPVKIFVLITLLYYEIGFSAIIGALCCILIVIPLQFLIGRNMSSNSKLIMEASDKRMKEINESLQGIKLLKLRGWEDKFYEKISISRDAELNYLNKDSLYWALMTFLTHASSVLIALLTFGIYSLIETVPLMPSNVFAGLALFNQLTVPLFIFPITVPIIINAINSVRRIEEFLSLPEVISSHKKRGDGVNDVFETLDAMNFSQTKVIINGESTEILANILEINEDGDDDFLTRVRSGNSLSNSDRTHVNGAMDLETLKHPYLKQIPYLQNIRESNESIDKISNSSLSESTTSLHSHEIPHETHEIQNTENQAKMRTTSTEVHKDTSVILVQNAEFSWGDSSKATLYVKDLVIPKGQLTVILGNIGSGKTSLLAALLGEMECTSGCIQWQAGLSVAYVSQKPWLLNATLRDNILFGRRYRHHRFQKVIASCALQPDIENMPAKDLTLLGENGVSLSGGQQQRIAIARAIYSRAQVIIMDDPLSALDHKMAKYIFERSIKKLSIHHNRTVILVTHSLHLLPTIYHYIIMEDNRVAICGKKSDVHNFKNQVINSEALLNKGSRKRTATERWHLLKLISKLSFHQRQTISISNICQSSSSMSSRQFVPFRKRLGTFSGSRYFAHDLLLPTDECNEDDKTEWMDFKKWRDSIMSSNHHKVISRCTSLQADQFNQCSLVLRQSSSSNIQPIALRPRVNTYGSSFGHGSLRRKILRKHFAFNQSKGLGKTAFGENNNHSLLQRAPSAASEWSEDFSEEDDTNNFHDDSSSWNKTPTSDSRSYGEISHEIYWTYVKACGLSVSVLFLIITVIWQALKVYTDFWLSYYSEDNSEQAWSYLSAYAFHSIGCVVLSFASIGLGQYGGAVARKKLHNELLFNLLHCHVYFFEVTPLGRIISRFSNDIVILDKKLATSVQRLLQFLLLCFSAIVVNCIVSPWFLAVAVPICMVYHFIQKFYRRSSRELQRLESITRSPIISHLVETVRGVDTIRAYGQENYFIAAFFHKLNIYTNAFIIHNAANRWLGLVLVRSSMIIWEPLLSSLQ, from the exons atgtgGAGAAAACTGTCCAGATTACACCACAGCAATACTTGTGCAGCTCTATGTTGTCTCTCACTGATCATTTTACTGTGCGACCTGGGTGATTGCATATTGGGTCATGGAAACGTCTTGATATTTCTGACAGCCATAACTGCGTGGATAGTCGCACAGTGTCTCTATGCTCTACTTGAAGTATCTTCTTACAGGAAGATCTTACATGGAATTTCAGCCTGTTTATGGTTTCTTTGCTCTCTAGTCAGGCTGTTCTCGTTTATCACTATTCTAAGCTTGCAAGGTTTCAGTCTCAATCGTGTAAATATGGTTGTTTGTATCACTTTGGTCATCATTTTCTCGGTGCTCAGCCTTCTAGATATTTCAGCATACATCATAGAA GCTGAATTTCCTTCCAAAAAGAGTAATCCTGATGAGCATATGAGCTATCGGTACAATTTTGCAAATTGGTGGTCAAAACTCTCCTTTTATTGGTTAATGCCATTGCTAATCAAAGGATTCAAGGAGCCTCTTGAACTCGAAGACCTTGGTCAGTTACCCGAAGAAGAGCGTATTCAGTATCAGTTCAAACGATTCACAAACGTGTATTACTCCCTAAAG agtacGTACACCACTCACAAATTTTTGCTGTGGAAGTGCTTTGTCAAGTTATATTCTCGCTCCTTTGTGTATGGTGGTATCCTGAAACTAGTTGGAGATGCTGCTGGTTTAATTGGACCTCTTGGTATGGCAGGAATACTGAAATACATCGAGGATATTGGAAAATCAAGTCAAATACCATCTGAAAAAGCGAACATAAAACAACAA gtcatGTCTTTAACCTTCtcggaatttttaagaaatggtTACGTCATGGCCATCATTGTGTTGCTCAGTTCCATCGCTCAGGGTAGCCTTTCACAGGCTAGTACTCATATTCTAAACACTGAAGGAATTCATCTTAAAAATTCTTTACAG gcATTTATTTATTACAAAATATTGAGATCCAGGAAGATTGCCGATAATGACTCAGActttgagaaaaatcaaggaaatataACTAATCTGGTATCTGAGGATTGTTACAATATTATGTCTTGCTACTGGATTGGAAATTATGTCTGGGCAATCCCTGTTAAg ATTTTTGTCCTGATTACTCTCCTGTACTATGAAATTGGCTTCAGTGCTATCATCGGAGCATTATgctgtatcctcattgtaattCCTCTTCAGTTCCTGATTGGTAGAAATATGTCGAGCAACTCCAAATTGATCATG gaaGCAAGTGACAAGAGAATGAAAGAAATCAATGAATCATTGCAGGGAATAAAGTTGTTGAAGCTCCGTGGCTGGGAAGACAAGTTTTATGAGAAGATTTCAATAAGCAGAGATGCGGAACTCAACTACTTAAATAAAGACTCTTTGTATTGGGCATTAATGA cttttctcaCTCATGCATCATCAGTCCTCATAGCCCTTCTAACTTTTGGAATATACTCATTGATTGAAACAGTCCCGCTCATGCCAAGCAATGTCTTTGCTGGCCTTGCACTATTTAATCAGCTAACAGTTCCCCTGTTCATTTTTCCCATCACTGTTCCCATCATTATCAATGCCATC AATAGTGTTCGGAGGATAgaagaatttttatctttacCAGAAGTCATTTCATCGCATAAAAAGAGAGGTGATGGAGTAAATGATGTTTTCGAAACCCTGGATGCCATGAATTTTAGTCAAACAAAG GTTATCATCAATGGAGAAAGCactgaaattttagccaatattttagaaatcaaTGAAGATGGTGATGATGATTTCCTCACAAGAGTAAGGAGTGGAAATTCATTGTCAAACAGTGACCGCACACATGTCAATGGTGCAATGGacttggaaactttgaaacaccCCTATTTGAAACAGATACCATATCTACAAAATATTAGAGAGTCCAAtgaaagtatcgataaaatcaGTAATTCATCCCTAAGTGAATCGACCACATCACTCCATTCACATGAAATTCCTCACGAAACTCACGAAATCCAAAATACTGAGAATCAAGCCAAGATGCGGACAACATCTACAGAAGTACATAAAGATACGAGTGTAATTCTTGTTCAAAATGCAGAGTTTTCATGGGGAGATTCAAGCAAAGCTACTCTTTATGTCAAGGATCTTGTCATTCCAAAAG GCCAATTAACAGTCATACTTGGAAACATAGGGAGTGGCAAAACATCCCTTCTGGCAGCCCTGTTGGGTGAAATGGAATGTACCTCAGGTTGTATTCAATGGCAGGC GGGGTTGTCTGTCGCCTATGTATCTCAAAAACCATGGCTCCTCAATGCTACTCTGCGGGACAATATTTTGTTTGGTCGACGATACCGCCATCACCGTTTTCAGAAAGTCATTGCCTCATGCGCACTCCAACCAGATATTGAAAATATGCCTGCTAAAGACTTAACTTTACTTGGAGAAAATGGAGTTTCTCTCTCAGGAGGACAGCAGCAACGTATTGCAATCGCTAGAGCAATTTATTCAAGAGCTCAAGTCATCATTatg GATGATCCCTTGTCTGCTCTGGACcataaaatggcaaaatatatttttgaaaggagCATCAAGAAACTCTCAATTCACCATAACAGAACTGTAATTCTGGTCACCCACTCTCTCCATCTTTTACCCACCATTTATCAC tatatAATAATGGAGGATAACCGAGTAGCCATATGTGGGAAGAAAAGTGATGTGCAcaacttcaaaaatcaagtCATTAACTCGGAAGCTCTGTTGAACAAAGGTTCTCGGAAACGCACAGCTACAGAAAGATGgcatttgttaaaattaatCTCTAAACTCAGTTTCCACCAGAGGCAGACAATCAGCATTAGCAATATTTGTCAGAGCTCAAGTAGCATG AGCTCTCGGCAGTTTGTCCCTTTTCGGAAACGTCTCGGAACTTTCTCTGGGTCAAGATATTTTGCTCATGATCTCTTACTGCCTACAGACGAATGTAATGAAGATGACAAAACAGAATGGatggattttaaaaaatggagagaTTCAATCATGAGCAGTAATCATCACAAAGTTATATCAAGATGCACTTCTCTTCAGGCAGATCAGTTCAATCAATGCTCATTAGTTTTAAGACAGTCCTCCTCTTCAAATATTCAACCGATTGCCCTACG accAAGAGTAAATACCTATGGTTCATCATTTGGTCATGGCAGTTTACGCCGAAAAATTCTGAGGAAACATTTTGCATTCAACCAATCAAAAgg GCTGGGAAAAACAGCATTTGGAGAAAATAATAACCACTCGTTGCTGCAAAGAGCTCCATCTGCTGCCTCAGAATGGAGTGAAGATTTTAGTGAGGAGGATGATACCAATAACTTTCATG atgataGTTCTTCTTGGAATAAAACTCCAACTTCCGATTCAAGGAGCTATGGagaaatatctcatgaaatttattgGACTTACGTAAAGGCTTGTGGATTGTCTGTAAGCGTTCTATTTCTTATAATCACAGTGATTTGGCAGGCTCTAAAGGTTTACACTGACTTTTGGCTAAGTTACTATTCAGAGGATAATTCTGAGCAG GCATGGAGCTATCTCTCAGCGTACGCCTTTCACTCCATAGGATGTGTTGTATTGTCTTTCGCCTCCATCGGATTAGGACAATACGGCGGAGCTGTGgccagaaaaaaattgcacaatgaACTTTTATTCAATCTTCTTCACTGTcatgtttacttttttgaagTTACACCATTAGGCAGAATCATAAGTCGATTCTCCAATGACATCGTCATCTTAGACAAA aaattagCTACATCAGTTCAGCGCCTTCTCCAATTTCTTCTTCTATGTTTCTCTGCCATTGTCGTGAATTGCATAGTCTCTCCATGGTTTTTGGCAGTTGCAGTGCCTATTTGTATGGTTTatcattttattcaaaaattttatcgcCGATCCTCCAG AGAATTACAAAGGTTGGAGAGCATAACAAGATCGCCAATTATATCTCATCTTGTCGAGACAGTTCGTGGTGTGGATACAATTCGAGCTTATGGACAAGAGAACTATTTCATAGCAGCTTTTTTTCATAAACTGAATATATACACCAATGCGTTTATCATTCATAACGCAGCAAATCGTTGGCTGGGTCTAGTACTCGTAAGATCTTCAAT GATTATTTGGGAGCCATTATTGTCTTCACTGCAATGA
- the Sur gene encoding ATP-binding cassette sub-family C member Sur isoform X1 — protein MWRKLSRLHHSNTCAALCCLSLIILLCDLGDCILGHGNVLIFLTAITAWIVAQCLYALLEVSSYRKILHGISACLWFLCSLVRLFSFITILSLQGFSLNRVNMVVCITLVIIFSVLSLLDISAYIIEAEFPSKKSNPDEHMSYRYNFANWWSKLSFYWLMPLLIKGFKEPLELEDLGQLPEEERIQYQFKRFTNVYYSLKSTYTTHKFLLWKCFVKLYSRSFVYGGILKLVGDAAGLIGPLGMAGILKYIEDIGKSSQIPSEKANIKQQVMSLTFSEFLRNGYVMAIIVLLSSIAQGSLSQASTHILNTEGIHLKNSLQAFIYYKILRSRKIADNDSDFEKNQGNITNLVSEDCYNIMSCYWIGNYVWAIPVKIFVLITLLYYEIGFSAIIGALCCILIVIPLQFLIGRNMSSNSKLIMEASDKRMKEINESLQGIKLLKLRGWEDKFYEKISISRDAELNYLNKDSLYWALMTFLTHASSVLIALLTFGIYSLIETVPLMPSNVFAGLALFNQLTVPLFIFPITVPIIINAINSVRRIEEFLSLPEVISSHKKRGDGVNDVFETLDAMNFSQTKVIINGESTEILANILEINEDGDDDFLTRVRSGNSLSNSDRTHVNGAMDLETLKHPYLKQIPYLQNIRESNESIDKISNSSLSESTTSLHSHEIPHETHEIQNTENQAKMRTTSTEVHKDTSVILVQNAEFSWGDSSKATLYVKDLVIPKGQLTVILGNIGSGKTSLLAALLGEMECTSGCIQWQAGLSVAYVSQKPWLLNATLRDNILFGRRYRHHRFQKVIASCALQPDIENMPAKDLTLLGENGVSLSGGQQQRIAIARAIYSRAQVIIMDDPLSALDHKMAKYIFERSIKKLSIHHNRTVILVTHSLHLLPTIYHYIIMEDNRVAICGKKSDVHNFKNQVINSEALLNKGSRKRTATERWHLLKLISKLSFHQRQTISISNICQSSSSMSSRQFVPFRKRLGTFSGSRYFAHDLLLPTDECNEDDKTEWMDFKKWRDSIMSSNHHKVISRCTSLQADQFNQCSLVLRQSSSSNIQPIALRPRVNTYGSSFGHGSLRRKILRKHFAFNQSKGLGKTAFGENNNHSLLQRAPSAASEWSEDFSEEDDTNNFHDDSSSWNKTPTSDSRSYGEISHEIYWTYVKACGLSVSVLFLIITVIWQALKVYTDFWLSYYSEDNSEQAWSYLSAYAFHSIGCVVLSFASIGLGQYGGAVARKKLHNELLFNLLHCHVYFFEVTPLGRIISRFSNDIVILDKKLATSVQRLLQFLLLCFSAIVVNCIVSPWFLAVAVPICMVYHFIQKFYRRSSRELQRLESITRSPIISHLVETVRGVDTIRAYGQENYFIAAFFHKLNIYTNAFIIHNAANRWLGLVLDYLGAIIVFTAMIMSLISASFFPKIVSSSLVGLAINYTLLAPIYLNWVVKFLADMEMNMAAIERILEFASEQPENYKSKKAQISRLWPSKGDINFENVTIFHPENDQPTIKSLNLHIHAGQKVGVCGRSGSGKTSLIMSLFRMANIKEGRILIDDEDISEIPLKQLRSKLAVIPQDVIMFSGSIRENLDLLNQYTDEQIWRALEMAQLSDFVQQLPSKLDSLVKEGGFNFSLGQKQLFCLARAILQDSVCLIMDEATSSLSPAIEPKLLASAEEAFANRTVLSVTHHLSSVMSYDRIIVMDCGSIVEEGSPSQLLSRPLGFFSSMLRASQQNTSSEFEDIKSFQNSIPN, from the exons atgtgGAGAAAACTGTCCAGATTACACCACAGCAATACTTGTGCAGCTCTATGTTGTCTCTCACTGATCATTTTACTGTGCGACCTGGGTGATTGCATATTGGGTCATGGAAACGTCTTGATATTTCTGACAGCCATAACTGCGTGGATAGTCGCACAGTGTCTCTATGCTCTACTTGAAGTATCTTCTTACAGGAAGATCTTACATGGAATTTCAGCCTGTTTATGGTTTCTTTGCTCTCTAGTCAGGCTGTTCTCGTTTATCACTATTCTAAGCTTGCAAGGTTTCAGTCTCAATCGTGTAAATATGGTTGTTTGTATCACTTTGGTCATCATTTTCTCGGTGCTCAGCCTTCTAGATATTTCAGCATACATCATAGAA GCTGAATTTCCTTCCAAAAAGAGTAATCCTGATGAGCATATGAGCTATCGGTACAATTTTGCAAATTGGTGGTCAAAACTCTCCTTTTATTGGTTAATGCCATTGCTAATCAAAGGATTCAAGGAGCCTCTTGAACTCGAAGACCTTGGTCAGTTACCCGAAGAAGAGCGTATTCAGTATCAGTTCAAACGATTCACAAACGTGTATTACTCCCTAAAG agtacGTACACCACTCACAAATTTTTGCTGTGGAAGTGCTTTGTCAAGTTATATTCTCGCTCCTTTGTGTATGGTGGTATCCTGAAACTAGTTGGAGATGCTGCTGGTTTAATTGGACCTCTTGGTATGGCAGGAATACTGAAATACATCGAGGATATTGGAAAATCAAGTCAAATACCATCTGAAAAAGCGAACATAAAACAACAA gtcatGTCTTTAACCTTCtcggaatttttaagaaatggtTACGTCATGGCCATCATTGTGTTGCTCAGTTCCATCGCTCAGGGTAGCCTTTCACAGGCTAGTACTCATATTCTAAACACTGAAGGAATTCATCTTAAAAATTCTTTACAG gcATTTATTTATTACAAAATATTGAGATCCAGGAAGATTGCCGATAATGACTCAGActttgagaaaaatcaaggaaatataACTAATCTGGTATCTGAGGATTGTTACAATATTATGTCTTGCTACTGGATTGGAAATTATGTCTGGGCAATCCCTGTTAAg ATTTTTGTCCTGATTACTCTCCTGTACTATGAAATTGGCTTCAGTGCTATCATCGGAGCATTATgctgtatcctcattgtaattCCTCTTCAGTTCCTGATTGGTAGAAATATGTCGAGCAACTCCAAATTGATCATG gaaGCAAGTGACAAGAGAATGAAAGAAATCAATGAATCATTGCAGGGAATAAAGTTGTTGAAGCTCCGTGGCTGGGAAGACAAGTTTTATGAGAAGATTTCAATAAGCAGAGATGCGGAACTCAACTACTTAAATAAAGACTCTTTGTATTGGGCATTAATGA cttttctcaCTCATGCATCATCAGTCCTCATAGCCCTTCTAACTTTTGGAATATACTCATTGATTGAAACAGTCCCGCTCATGCCAAGCAATGTCTTTGCTGGCCTTGCACTATTTAATCAGCTAACAGTTCCCCTGTTCATTTTTCCCATCACTGTTCCCATCATTATCAATGCCATC AATAGTGTTCGGAGGATAgaagaatttttatctttacCAGAAGTCATTTCATCGCATAAAAAGAGAGGTGATGGAGTAAATGATGTTTTCGAAACCCTGGATGCCATGAATTTTAGTCAAACAAAG GTTATCATCAATGGAGAAAGCactgaaattttagccaatattttagaaatcaaTGAAGATGGTGATGATGATTTCCTCACAAGAGTAAGGAGTGGAAATTCATTGTCAAACAGTGACCGCACACATGTCAATGGTGCAATGGacttggaaactttgaaacaccCCTATTTGAAACAGATACCATATCTACAAAATATTAGAGAGTCCAAtgaaagtatcgataaaatcaGTAATTCATCCCTAAGTGAATCGACCACATCACTCCATTCACATGAAATTCCTCACGAAACTCACGAAATCCAAAATACTGAGAATCAAGCCAAGATGCGGACAACATCTACAGAAGTACATAAAGATACGAGTGTAATTCTTGTTCAAAATGCAGAGTTTTCATGGGGAGATTCAAGCAAAGCTACTCTTTATGTCAAGGATCTTGTCATTCCAAAAG GCCAATTAACAGTCATACTTGGAAACATAGGGAGTGGCAAAACATCCCTTCTGGCAGCCCTGTTGGGTGAAATGGAATGTACCTCAGGTTGTATTCAATGGCAGGC GGGGTTGTCTGTCGCCTATGTATCTCAAAAACCATGGCTCCTCAATGCTACTCTGCGGGACAATATTTTGTTTGGTCGACGATACCGCCATCACCGTTTTCAGAAAGTCATTGCCTCATGCGCACTCCAACCAGATATTGAAAATATGCCTGCTAAAGACTTAACTTTACTTGGAGAAAATGGAGTTTCTCTCTCAGGAGGACAGCAGCAACGTATTGCAATCGCTAGAGCAATTTATTCAAGAGCTCAAGTCATCATTatg GATGATCCCTTGTCTGCTCTGGACcataaaatggcaaaatatatttttgaaaggagCATCAAGAAACTCTCAATTCACCATAACAGAACTGTAATTCTGGTCACCCACTCTCTCCATCTTTTACCCACCATTTATCAC tatatAATAATGGAGGATAACCGAGTAGCCATATGTGGGAAGAAAAGTGATGTGCAcaacttcaaaaatcaagtCATTAACTCGGAAGCTCTGTTGAACAAAGGTTCTCGGAAACGCACAGCTACAGAAAGATGgcatttgttaaaattaatCTCTAAACTCAGTTTCCACCAGAGGCAGACAATCAGCATTAGCAATATTTGTCAGAGCTCAAGTAGCATG AGCTCTCGGCAGTTTGTCCCTTTTCGGAAACGTCTCGGAACTTTCTCTGGGTCAAGATATTTTGCTCATGATCTCTTACTGCCTACAGACGAATGTAATGAAGATGACAAAACAGAATGGatggattttaaaaaatggagagaTTCAATCATGAGCAGTAATCATCACAAAGTTATATCAAGATGCACTTCTCTTCAGGCAGATCAGTTCAATCAATGCTCATTAGTTTTAAGACAGTCCTCCTCTTCAAATATTCAACCGATTGCCCTACG accAAGAGTAAATACCTATGGTTCATCATTTGGTCATGGCAGTTTACGCCGAAAAATTCTGAGGAAACATTTTGCATTCAACCAATCAAAAgg GCTGGGAAAAACAGCATTTGGAGAAAATAATAACCACTCGTTGCTGCAAAGAGCTCCATCTGCTGCCTCAGAATGGAGTGAAGATTTTAGTGAGGAGGATGATACCAATAACTTTCATG atgataGTTCTTCTTGGAATAAAACTCCAACTTCCGATTCAAGGAGCTATGGagaaatatctcatgaaatttattgGACTTACGTAAAGGCTTGTGGATTGTCTGTAAGCGTTCTATTTCTTATAATCACAGTGATTTGGCAGGCTCTAAAGGTTTACACTGACTTTTGGCTAAGTTACTATTCAGAGGATAATTCTGAGCAG GCATGGAGCTATCTCTCAGCGTACGCCTTTCACTCCATAGGATGTGTTGTATTGTCTTTCGCCTCCATCGGATTAGGACAATACGGCGGAGCTGTGgccagaaaaaaattgcacaatgaACTTTTATTCAATCTTCTTCACTGTcatgtttacttttttgaagTTACACCATTAGGCAGAATCATAAGTCGATTCTCCAATGACATCGTCATCTTAGACAAA aaattagCTACATCAGTTCAGCGCCTTCTCCAATTTCTTCTTCTATGTTTCTCTGCCATTGTCGTGAATTGCATAGTCTCTCCATGGTTTTTGGCAGTTGCAGTGCCTATTTGTATGGTTTatcattttattcaaaaattttatcgcCGATCCTCCAG AGAATTACAAAGGTTGGAGAGCATAACAAGATCGCCAATTATATCTCATCTTGTCGAGACAGTTCGTGGTGTGGATACAATTCGAGCTTATGGACAAGAGAACTATTTCATAGCAGCTTTTTTTCATAAACTGAATATATACACCAATGCGTTTATCATTCATAACGCAGCAAATCGTTGGCTGGGTCTAGTACTC GATTATTTGGGAGCCATTATTGTCTTCACTGCAATGATTATGTCCTTAATATCTGCATCCTTCTTTCCAAAAATCGTGTCATCATCCTTAGTTGGCTTGGCTATCAACTACACTCTTCTAGCTCCTATTTATTTGAACTGGGTCGTCAAGTTTTTAGCAGACATGGAAATGAACATGGCAGCAATTGAGAGAATTTTAGAATTTGCATCTGAACAGCCAGAGAATTATAAGTCAAAGAAAG CTCAGATCTCACGACTTTGGCCTTCTAAAGGAGATATAAATTTCGAGAATGTAACAATTTTCCACCCAGAGAATGACCAACCAACCATCAAATCTCTCAATTTACATATCCATGCGGGTCAAAAG gTTGGAGTGTGTGGACGATCTGGTAGCGGTAAAACATCTCTCATAATGTCGCTCTTTCGAATGGCAAATATTAAAGAAGGGAGAATTTTAATTGATGATGAAGATATTTCAGAAATACCTTTGAAACAATTACGTTCAAAGTTAGCTGTTATTCCACAGGATGTGATCATGTTTAGTGGTAGTATCAG agaaaatcTTGACTTGCTCAATCAGTACACAGATGAACAAATTTGGAGAGCTTTGGAAATGGCTCAGTTATCAGATTTTGTACAGCAActtcccagtaaattag ACAGCTTAGTTAAAGAGGGAGGTTTCAATTTTAGCCTTGGTCAAAAACAGTTGTTTTGTCTAGCACGAGCTATTCTGCAGGATTCAGTCTGCTTGATAATGGATGAAGCAACAAGTTCTCTAAGTCCTGCTATTGAACCAAAACTTCTCGCCTCTGCTGAAGAAGCCTTTGCCAACAGAACTGTATTGTCTGTTACG CATCATTTGTCAAGTGTTATGTCATACGATAGAATTATTGTCATGGACTGTGGATCAATTGTTGAAGAGGGATCTCCGTCTCAGCTTCTCTCTCGCCCTCTTGGatttttctcatcaatgttAAGAGCGTCTCAGCAAAATACTTCATCAGAATTTGAAGACATCAAATCATTTCAGAACAGCATCCCAAATTAA
- the LOC109037452 gene encoding small integral membrane protein 8 has translation MTSKEPAPGDGIKSLKTSTAFKALNFELYAKPNKVIMGIGLAALLGSMAYIAYMRKKYEGMGYYSAIAEDGQEVFTKKKSRWES, from the exons ATGACTAGCAAAGAGCCGGCTCCGGGCGATGGAATTAAATCTCTCAAAACCTCCACCGCTTTCAAAGCTTTGAACTTTGAACTCTATGCTAAACCA AATAAAGTCATCATGGGAATCGGCCTTGCTGCTTTGCTAGGAAGTATGGCTTACATTGCATACatgagaaaaaagtatgaaggCATGGGCTATTATTCGGCAATTGCAGAAGATGGACAAGAAGTATTCACCAAAAAGAAATCAAGATGGGAGTCATAA